A DNA window from Flavisolibacter ginsenosidimutans contains the following coding sequences:
- a CDS encoding HlyD family secretion protein: protein MEAKVIETEKTTENTNEPKKKSKGFLIVLILLVAFGAWFGISKYTHAQHHEETDDAHVEANISPVIPRVSGYVADVRVNDNQRVKKGDTLVVLDNRDLKIKLEQAEAALQTAQSNLSAAKSSTNAASANIASSRASIGTINAQIETAKVNVWRTSQDYDRYANLIKDHSITQQQYEQALAAKQTAERQLQVLEEQRAQAAQQTIAVASQSNATSSQIGIAGSVIKQRQVDVEDAKLNLSYAVITAPADGLISKVSVQPGQFVQAGQSLFSIVLNEDVWVIGNFKETQFDKMKIGQNVTVHIDAFPSHDFDAKLTSFSPATGSSFALLPPDNASGNFVKVVQRLPVKIEFKNPNDPAVKQLRAGMNAVVDVHLD, encoded by the coding sequence ATGGAAGCAAAAGTTATTGAAACAGAAAAAACAACGGAAAACACAAACGAACCAAAGAAAAAGAGCAAAGGCTTTTTAATCGTTCTGATTTTGTTAGTGGCCTTTGGCGCCTGGTTTGGCATTTCGAAATACACACACGCACAACATCACGAAGAAACCGACGACGCACACGTAGAAGCAAACATCAGCCCTGTTATTCCGCGTGTTTCCGGCTATGTGGCCGACGTTCGCGTGAACGACAATCAACGAGTGAAAAAAGGCGATACCCTGGTTGTGCTGGACAACCGCGATCTGAAAATAAAACTGGAGCAGGCCGAAGCCGCGTTGCAAACGGCGCAGAGCAATTTAAGCGCAGCCAAGTCATCAACAAATGCCGCCTCTGCAAACATTGCCTCGTCAAGAGCGTCTATCGGCACCATCAACGCACAGATCGAAACGGCCAAAGTAAACGTTTGGCGTACCTCGCAGGATTATGACCGTTACGCCAACCTGATAAAAGATCACTCCATCACACAACAACAATACGAGCAGGCGTTGGCAGCCAAACAAACGGCAGAGCGTCAGTTGCAGGTATTGGAAGAACAAAGAGCACAAGCTGCACAGCAAACAATTGCAGTTGCTTCGCAAAGCAATGCCACGTCTTCGCAAATCGGCATCGCAGGTTCAGTTATTAAGCAACGCCAGGTAGATGTGGAAGATGCAAAGCTTAATCTTTCTTACGCGGTCATTACAGCGCCGGCCGATGGTTTGATTTCGAAAGTCTCTGTGCAACCGGGTCAATTTGTTCAGGCAGGACAATCGCTTTTCAGCATTGTGTTGAACGAGGATGTTTGGGTAATTGGAAACTTCAAAGAAACACAGTTCGACAAGATGAAAATTGGGCAGAACGTTACGGTGCACATTGATGCATTTCCAAGCCACGACTTTGATGCAAAGCTCACGTCGTTTTCACCGGCTACCGGTTCAAGCTTTGCCTTGTTACCACCCGACAATGCCAGTGGAAACTTTGTAAAAGTGGTGCAACGCCTGCCCGTGAAAATTGAATTTAAAAACCCGAACGATCCTGCGGTGAAACAATTAAGAGCCGGCATGAACGCGGTGGTGGACGTGCATTTGGATTAA
- a CDS encoding DHA2 family efflux MFS transporter permease subunit: MQQQASLVEYGSRRVIITITAIICALLEIVDTTIVNVALNDMRGNLGATMTEVGWVITAYAIGNVIVVPMTSWLSQQFGRRNYFAASIMLFTLCSFLCGNATGIWELVAFRFLQGIGGGALLVTSQTIITESYPPEKRGMAQAIYGLGVIIGPTLGPPLGGYIVDSFSWPYIFYINIPIGIIAVLLTLQFVRSPKYAEKSLAKDIDWIGIGLLALAVGSLQYVLEKGHDDDWFSSANIVVLAVLAVFGFFFFIWRELTFRNPIVELRVLKNGNLRVGTILSFIMGFGLYGSTFIIPLYTQATLGWTAQQSGMLMIPSALTTAFMMPLIGMALQKGVKQQYLVALGMLLFFIYSFWGYKIISPDTGQENFFWMLIVRGMGMGMLFIPVTTLALSTLKGQQIGQGAAFTGMMRQLGGSFGVAVITTFLATKNEVHRSSLVSQLNVNDLDVQHRVQMMQHAFISKGMTPDVALKAAYKSLDYVVAKQASVLSYMDAFLGLGVMFLLCIPFVLIVKSSKEKKKLDLSEAMH, from the coding sequence ATGCAACAACAAGCGTCTTTAGTTGAATACGGCAGCCGGAGGGTCATCATCACCATCACGGCTATTATTTGTGCTTTGCTGGAAATCGTTGACACAACCATTGTGAACGTGGCCCTGAACGACATGCGCGGCAACCTTGGTGCAACGATGACGGAAGTGGGATGGGTGATTACCGCTTACGCCATCGGCAACGTGATTGTGGTTCCCATGACCAGCTGGCTATCGCAGCAATTTGGCCGCCGGAATTATTTTGCGGCGTCCATCATGTTGTTTACGCTTTGCTCTTTTTTGTGCGGCAATGCTACCGGTATATGGGAGCTGGTTGCCTTTCGTTTTCTGCAAGGCATTGGTGGCGGTGCGTTGCTGGTAACTTCGCAAACAATCATTACGGAAAGTTATCCGCCGGAAAAGCGGGGCATGGCCCAAGCCATCTACGGTTTGGGCGTCATCATCGGCCCTACGTTAGGTCCGCCGTTGGGGGGTTATATCGTTGATAGTTTTTCATGGCCGTACATTTTTTACATCAACATTCCTATCGGCATTATTGCGGTGTTGTTGACGCTGCAATTTGTACGCAGCCCGAAATACGCCGAAAAAAGCCTGGCGAAAGATATTGACTGGATCGGTATTGGCTTGCTGGCACTGGCCGTTGGTTCTTTGCAATACGTATTGGAAAAAGGCCACGACGACGATTGGTTTAGCAGCGCCAACATTGTTGTTCTTGCCGTGTTGGCCGTCTTTGGATTTTTCTTTTTTATCTGGCGGGAACTAACGTTTCGCAACCCGATTGTTGAACTGCGGGTTTTGAAAAACGGGAACCTTCGGGTAGGTACGATACTTTCTTTTATCATGGGCTTTGGGCTTTACGGTTCCACCTTCATCATTCCCTTATACACACAGGCAACGTTGGGATGGACGGCGCAGCAATCGGGTATGCTAATGATTCCTTCGGCACTCACCACGGCGTTTATGATGCCGCTTATTGGAATGGCTTTGCAAAAAGGCGTAAAGCAACAATACCTCGTGGCCCTGGGCATGCTCTTGTTTTTTATTTATAGCTTTTGGGGCTACAAGATCATTTCGCCGGATACCGGCCAGGAGAATTTTTTCTGGATGCTGATTGTTCGCGGCATGGGCATGGGCATGTTGTTTATACCGGTTACGACGTTGGCTTTGTCAACATTAAAAGGGCAGCAAATCGGCCAGGGTGCTGCGTTTACAGGCATGATGCGGCAGTTGGGCGGTTCGTTTGGCGTGGCCGTTATCACCACTTTTCTCGCCACAAAAAACGAGGTCCATCGAAGCAGCCTGGTTTCGCAATTAAACGTGAATGATTTGGATGTACAGCACCGGGTTCAGATGATGCAGCACGCCTTTATATCAAAAGGAATGACGCCGGATGTGGCCTTAAAGGCCGCCTACAAATCGTTGGATTACGTTGTTGCCAAACAGGCTTCCGTTTTATCGTACATGGATGCATTTCTCGGACTCGGCGTGATGTTTCTGCTTTGCATTCCCTTTGTTTTAATTGTGAAGAGCAGCAAGGAAAAGAAGAAGCTTGATCTTTCCGAAGCAATGCACTAA
- a CDS encoding ABC transporter ATP-binding protein, whose protein sequence is MKISLTNAGKRFNREWIYRGVTLELTAGNAYAITGPNGSGKSTLLQAIGGMLQLSEGSIGYESSHRPSAIGNQKSEIRNQQLGDEEAYKHISFCAPYLDVIEEMTLTEFLEFHRQFKPLLSSFSIKRIVEEIGLEAAAAKQIRYYSSGMKQRVKLAQAIFSDTAIVLLDEPCSNLDAKGIALYHSLISNYCKERLVIVCSNDPVEYSFCETVFSVTEFKKQ, encoded by the coding sequence ATGAAGATTAGCCTCACCAATGCCGGCAAACGCTTCAACCGTGAATGGATTTACAGAGGCGTTACCTTGGAACTCACGGCAGGAAACGCCTATGCAATAACAGGCCCGAACGGTTCGGGCAAATCAACGCTGTTGCAAGCAATTGGCGGTATGTTGCAGTTGAGCGAAGGAAGCATCGGGTATGAATCAAGTCATCGGCCATCGGCCATCGGCAATCAGAAATCAGAAATCAGAAATCAGCAATTAGGCGATGAAGAAGCGTACAAACACATCTCGTTTTGTGCGCCGTATTTGGATGTGATTGAAGAAATGACGCTAACGGAATTTCTGGAATTTCATCGTCAGTTTAAACCGCTGCTTTCATCTTTCAGCATAAAAAGAATCGTTGAAGAAATCGGGTTGGAAGCGGCGGCGGCAAAACAAATCCGCTATTATTCTTCGGGCATGAAGCAAAGGGTGAAACTGGCGCAGGCTATTTTTTCCGATACGGCCATTGTTTTGTTGGACGAACCTTGCAGCAATCTTGATGCGAAAGGCATTGCGCTTTACCATTCGCTTATCAGCAATTACTGCAAGGAACGTTTGGTGATTGTTTGCTCCAACGATCCGGTAGAGTACAGCTTTTGTGAAACCGTTTTTTCAGTCACCGAGTTTAAGAAGCAGTGA
- the lpxA gene encoding acyl-ACP--UDP-N-acetylglucosamine O-acyltransferase has translation MISPLASIHPDAKLGNDVTIEPFAVIHHNVTVGDGSHIMSHAVIMPYSRIGKGCRIFPGAVIGAIPQDLKFVGEETTAEIGDYTTIREYVTVNRGTKDKFKTVVGSHCLLMAYAHVAHDCTLGDHVILANAVQLAGHVDVGDYAIIGGLAGAHQFTRIGAHTYIAGHTVIRKDVPPYVKAAREPMSYMGLNAVGLQRRNFSQEKIDTIAQIYHLLFVNSNSIAGGIEKIKDKVPDSETKQEILQFIASSKTGVIKRNAKFGVDED, from the coding sequence ATGATCTCTCCGCTGGCGTCCATTCATCCTGATGCAAAACTCGGCAACGACGTAACCATCGAACCTTTCGCGGTCATTCATCACAACGTCACCGTCGGCGATGGTTCGCACATCATGTCACACGCCGTCATCATGCCGTACAGCCGCATCGGAAAAGGATGCCGCATTTTTCCAGGCGCGGTCATTGGCGCCATTCCGCAAGACTTAAAATTTGTAGGCGAAGAAACCACCGCTGAAATCGGCGATTACACCACCATCCGCGAATACGTAACCGTGAACCGCGGTACAAAAGATAAATTCAAAACGGTTGTGGGAAGCCATTGTTTGCTGATGGCTTATGCCCACGTGGCGCACGATTGTACTTTGGGCGATCACGTGATTCTTGCCAATGCGGTGCAACTTGCCGGCCATGTAGACGTGGGCGATTACGCCATCATCGGTGGCCTTGCCGGCGCACACCAGTTTACCCGCATCGGTGCACACACCTACATTGCGGGGCATACCGTTATTCGCAAGGACGTTCCACCTTACGTAAAAGCGGCACGGGAGCCCATGAGTTACATGGGATTGAACGCTGTTGGTTTGCAACGCCGCAATTTTTCGCAGGAAAAAATAGACACCATTGCGCAGATTTATCACCTGCTTTTTGTGAACAGCAACAGCATTGCCGGCGGCATCGAAAAAATAAAAGACAAAGTGCCCGACAGCGAAACCAAACAAGAGATTTTGCAGTTCATTGCTTCTTCAAAAACCGGCGTCATTAAGCGCAACGCAAAATTTGGCGTTGATGAAGATTAG
- a CDS encoding bifunctional UDP-3-O-[3-hydroxymyristoyl] N-acetylglucosamine deacetylase/3-hydroxyacyl-ACP dehydratase — translation MQLNLSEHQHTIASGVSISGVGIHSGHTVDIHLKPAEPNTGIVFKRIDLPNAPTVKADVDNVVDTTRSTTIGANGATVGTIEHLMAALVGNGIDNVLIEINAGEVPILDGSSEPFSQILQQAGVQKQDAPKVYYTLQHNITFVDEEKKVEMVALPYDSYRINTLIDFNSPVLGTQHAALTDLADFNKEVAPCRTFCFFHELEYLIDNNLIKGGDINNAIVVVDKPVSDEQVQHISKAFKKENVKVAEGGILNNLELRFPNEPARHKLLDVVGDLALVGIPFKAHIIANRPGHSSNVAFAKKIKEHLKKFKNKAAVPFYDPNKPPVYDIHAIEKKLPHRYPFLLIDKIISINEKEVIAVKNVTYNEPFFQGHFPGNCVMPGVLQVEALAQTGGILTIPDDPDHSYDTYFLKIDNCKFKNKVVPGDTLLLKMELMNPVRRGICEMKGTIFVGDKIVAEADMVAQIVKKPKEKL, via the coding sequence ATGCAATTGAATCTTTCCGAACACCAGCACACGATTGCGTCCGGTGTTTCCATCAGCGGCGTCGGCATCCATTCCGGCCACACTGTGGACATTCACCTCAAACCCGCAGAGCCCAACACGGGCATTGTTTTCAAGCGCATTGATTTACCCAACGCACCCACGGTAAAAGCCGATGTGGACAACGTAGTGGACACTACCCGCAGCACCACCATCGGTGCCAACGGCGCAACGGTTGGCACCATCGAACACCTAATGGCAGCACTGGTGGGCAACGGCATTGACAACGTTCTTATCGAGATCAACGCAGGCGAGGTACCCATTCTCGACGGCAGTTCGGAACCTTTTAGCCAAATTCTGCAACAGGCCGGTGTGCAAAAACAAGACGCACCGAAAGTTTATTACACGCTGCAGCACAACATCACCTTTGTTGACGAAGAAAAGAAAGTGGAGATGGTGGCGCTACCTTACGACTCCTACCGCATCAACACTCTCATTGATTTTAATTCGCCGGTGCTGGGCACGCAACACGCAGCACTGACCGACCTGGCCGACTTCAACAAAGAAGTGGCGCCCTGCCGCACCTTTTGTTTTTTTCACGAACTGGAGTATCTAATTGACAACAACCTCATTAAAGGCGGCGACATCAACAACGCCATTGTTGTTGTGGACAAACCTGTGAGCGATGAGCAGGTGCAACACATTTCAAAGGCTTTTAAAAAAGAAAACGTAAAAGTTGCGGAAGGCGGCATTCTGAACAATCTTGAACTGCGTTTTCCGAACGAGCCCGCACGACACAAACTGCTGGATGTTGTGGGTGATTTGGCGCTTGTGGGCATTCCTTTTAAAGCGCACATCATTGCCAATCGTCCGGGACATTCCAGCAACGTGGCTTTTGCTAAAAAAATAAAGGAGCATTTAAAGAAGTTCAAAAACAAAGCGGCCGTTCCGTTTTACGATCCCAACAAACCGCCGGTTTACGACATCCACGCCATTGAAAAAAAGTTGCCGCACCGCTACCCGTTTTTGTTGATTGACAAGATTATTTCCATTAACGAAAAAGAAGTGATTGCGGTAAAGAACGTTACCTACAACGAGCCTTTTTTCCAGGGGCATTTTCCCGGCAACTGTGTGATGCCCGGTGTGCTGCAGGTAGAAGCCCTGGCACAAACGGGCGGCATCCTCACCATCCCCGACGACCCTGATCACAGCTACGATACCTACTTCTTAAAAATTGACAACTGCAAGTTTAAAAACAAGGTCGTGCCCGGCGATACGCTCCTCCTGAAGATGGAATTAATGAACCCCGTGCGCCGTGGCATTTGTGAAATGAAAGGAACTATTTTTGTCGGCGATAAAATTGTTGCCGAAGCTGACATGGTGGCGCAAATTGTAAAGAAACCCAAAGAAAAGCTATGA
- a CDS encoding helix-turn-helix transcriptional regulator, which produces MKRLRAPRFIFASFMQHLVYTELLPEAQSLATNVLFETEHSVAGLVQQAVKRFAKPASWMGDEKAQLRYHYEPSNPAKNSLELRFCLIGNVYCKKFRNECNQCKAHLSKDCEARVESVDFVSLSFSPKLLEQFVRNRTADTLSEKLLSFQHPSSFTRTVTLCGKTRALIEGLLNHNHTKSLENIFLNAQTQLLLLNTLDCLDNKELDVINCKFLSNEADREKVLKAKEILVQQIGEPITIKQLSRKVAMNECYLKKGFKEMFGTTIFEFYQSQRMEHARYLLYEKGLSVTEVSMLLGYSSISHFSTAFKKHTGLKPCELLLR; this is translated from the coding sequence GTGAAACGCCTTCGTGCTCCGCGGTTTATTTTTGCTTCCTTCATGCAGCACCTTGTTTACACCGAACTATTACCCGAAGCGCAAAGCCTCGCAACCAACGTTCTTTTTGAAACGGAACATTCGGTAGCCGGCCTCGTGCAGCAAGCCGTAAAGCGTTTTGCAAAACCGGCTTCGTGGATGGGCGACGAAAAGGCACAGTTGCGTTATCACTACGAGCCGTCGAACCCGGCAAAGAATTCTTTGGAGCTCCGCTTTTGCCTGATTGGAAATGTTTACTGCAAAAAATTTCGGAACGAGTGCAACCAGTGTAAGGCACATCTAAGCAAAGATTGCGAAGCAAGAGTGGAAAGCGTTGATTTTGTCTCCTTGTCATTTTCGCCAAAGCTGCTGGAACAATTTGTAAGAAACCGCACGGCGGATACGCTAAGCGAAAAGCTTCTTTCCTTTCAACATCCGTCTTCGTTTACACGAACGGTAACGCTTTGCGGCAAGACAAGAGCCTTGATTGAAGGCCTGCTCAATCACAATCACACCAAAAGTCTTGAAAACATTTTCCTGAATGCGCAAACGCAATTGCTGTTGCTAAATACGCTGGACTGTTTAGACAACAAAGAACTGGACGTTATCAACTGCAAGTTTTTAAGCAACGAAGCCGACCGCGAAAAAGTGCTGAAGGCAAAAGAGATTTTAGTGCAGCAAATCGGCGAACCCATTACCATCAAGCAACTCAGCCGCAAGGTGGCCATGAACGAATGTTATTTGAAGAAAGGTTTTAAGGAAATGTTTGGCACAACCATCTTTGAATTCTATCAAAGCCAGCGCATGGAACACGCCAGATATTTATTGTACGAAAAAGGCTTGTCGGTTACCGAAGTTTCAATGCTGCTCGGCTATTCGTCCATCTCGCATTTTTCCACCGCGTTTAAAAAACATACTGGCCTAAAGCCTTGTGAATTGCTGCTGCGGTAG
- the rnc gene encoding ribonuclease III has translation MAFWETFYKKEKDPSFKKQLKGILGYAPGNLSLYKTALTHRSIKDTIDQNNERLEYLGDAVLSALVADYLFKRYPYKEEGFLTEMRSKMVNRQQLNDIALKMGLKKITVFNKSDNSLRSSQIFGNTLEALVGAIYLDIGYKKTGKWVGQRIIMPHMFVDDLENLEINHKNKLYGWANKNGKNLEFETIDERMENGRRLFTIGAVVDGKVVAQGKAFNKKDASQIAAQLAVEKLGIVNSDSVGNE, from the coding sequence GTGGCTTTTTGGGAAACGTTCTATAAAAAAGAAAAAGATCCATCCTTCAAAAAACAGCTTAAAGGAATTCTTGGTTACGCACCGGGCAATCTTTCCTTATACAAAACAGCGCTTACGCACCGCTCCATAAAAGATACCATTGACCAGAACAACGAACGCCTTGAATATTTAGGCGACGCCGTGTTGAGTGCATTGGTGGCTGATTATCTTTTTAAGCGTTATCCCTACAAAGAAGAAGGATTTTTAACTGAGATGCGCAGCAAGATGGTGAACCGCCAACAACTGAACGACATTGCGCTGAAGATGGGACTGAAAAAAATTACGGTCTTCAACAAATCGGACAACTCGCTGCGAAGCAGCCAAATCTTTGGCAATACGCTGGAAGCCTTGGTGGGCGCCATTTACCTTGACATTGGTTACAAAAAAACGGGCAAGTGGGTGGGCCAGCGCATCATCATGCCGCACATGTTTGTGGATGATTTGGAGAACCTCGAAATCAACCACAAGAACAAATTGTACGGCTGGGCCAACAAGAACGGCAAGAACCTCGAATTTGAAACCATTGACGAACGCATGGAAAACGGCCGCCGCTTGTTTACCATTGGCGCCGTAGTTGACGGGAAAGTGGTAGCACAAGGCAAGGCCTTCAATAAAAAAGATGCTTCGCAGATTGCGGCGCAATTAGCGGTGGAGAAATTGGGAATTGTGAATTCGGATAGTGTGGGAAATGAATGA
- the ricT gene encoding regulatory iron-sulfur-containing complex subunit RicT, with the protein MGCGSCGTGKPNGCKSNGGCSTGSCNRMNTHDWLRNLPIADTEDACRVVEISFNQGSRKDYYRNSTLHHFEKGDMVALEGVSGFDVGEVSLTGEIVRLQLKKRGVNEMAPDMKKILRRASDRDLDSWKAQKSREKEALIRSRAIAKQLNLNMKMSQVEFQADGKKGTFFYIADDRVDFRELIKIYAAEFKVKVEMRQIGARQESGKVGGIGSCGRELCCATWLTDFKSVNTAAARYQNLSINQTKLSGQCGRLKCCLNYELDTYLDALQGFPENCDMLQVAKGTATLIKKDIFKNLMWYVLPQSTKQYPLTIERVRKIKALNQQNILPEELEAVEVVSTKVKEVEPEFVDVVGHISLRSLEKADKKRRDKNREQRSGNRQQPAPPASTGGNKQSATGSRQVNPQNKGGENRQATPGNVPRSGQQGRQMQKPAAQPGQRPQKPMQQRDGKPQQQRPLRPQQQLRKPQQGDNKEQPNTPQ; encoded by the coding sequence ATGGGATGTGGTTCATGTGGCACGGGCAAACCCAATGGATGCAAAAGCAACGGCGGCTGCAGCACCGGTAGCTGCAACCGAATGAATACTCACGATTGGTTGCGCAACCTGCCAATAGCCGATACAGAAGACGCCTGCCGCGTGGTGGAAATCAGTTTCAACCAAGGCAGCCGCAAAGATTATTACCGCAATTCTACCCTTCATCATTTTGAAAAGGGCGACATGGTGGCGCTGGAAGGCGTCAGCGGTTTCGACGTGGGCGAAGTTTCGCTTACGGGTGAAATCGTTCGTTTGCAATTAAAGAAACGAGGCGTTAATGAAATGGCGCCCGACATGAAAAAGATTCTTCGTCGCGCCAGCGACCGTGACTTGGATAGTTGGAAAGCGCAAAAGAGCCGTGAAAAAGAAGCCCTCATTCGCAGCCGCGCTATTGCCAAACAACTTAACCTGAACATGAAAATGAGCCAGGTAGAGTTTCAGGCCGATGGCAAAAAGGGGACTTTCTTTTACATTGCCGACGACCGCGTTGACTTTCGCGAACTGATTAAAATTTACGCCGCCGAGTTCAAGGTAAAAGTGGAGATGCGGCAGATTGGTGCAAGGCAGGAGAGCGGTAAAGTAGGCGGCATTGGTTCTTGTGGCCGTGAACTTTGTTGTGCCACCTGGCTTACGGATTTTAAATCGGTGAACACGGCAGCGGCACGCTATCAGAACCTGTCCATCAATCAAACCAAATTAAGCGGACAATGCGGCCGCCTGAAATGCTGTTTGAATTACGAACTGGATACCTACCTCGATGCCTTGCAAGGCTTCCCTGAAAATTGCGACATGCTGCAGGTAGCCAAAGGAACGGCCACACTTATTAAGAAAGACATCTTCAAAAACCTGATGTGGTACGTGCTGCCGCAAAGCACCAAGCAATACCCGCTGACCATTGAGAGGGTAAGGAAGATAAAAGCCTTAAACCAGCAAAACATTCTTCCGGAAGAACTGGAAGCGGTAGAAGTTGTTTCAACCAAAGTCAAAGAAGTAGAACCGGAATTTGTTGACGTAGTCGGACACATCAGTTTGCGCAGTTTGGAAAAAGCCGACAAGAAACGGCGTGATAAAAACCGTGAGCAACGGAGCGGCAACCGGCAACAACCGGCCCCTCCGGCAAGCACGGGAGGCAATAAGCAATCGGCAACGGGCAGCAGGCAGGTGAACCCGCAGAACAAGGGCGGTGAGAACCGGCAGGCCACTCCGGGCAATGTGCCGAGGTCTGGCCAACAAGGCAGGCAAATGCAGAAGCCGGCGGCGCAACCGGGACAACGTCCACAAAAGCCCATGCAGCAGCGGGACGGAAAGCCGCAGCAGCAACGGCCATTACGTCCGCAACAGCAGCTACGCAAACCCCAGCAGGGCGACAACAAAGAGCAGCCAAACACACCGCAGTAA
- a CDS encoding DNA polymerase III subunit, with the protein MLFKDVIGQQEVKQQLVEMVQHNRLSHALLFLGKEGCGALPLALAFANYVVSLPKETAAVPSMFGDAVETKLPASPGEADGYMQKQPSFSKGQQMVHPDIHYAYPVVTKKAGSPPLSTDYATEWREFIQQYPHGNVYDWLQFIGAENKQGNITAQECNDIIRKLSLKSFESGYKMLVLWMPEYLGKEGNKLLKLIEEPPADTLFILVAENESAILSTILSRCQLVKIPALNTEEIEASLVAKANISADKARLIANASEGNYREALQQLQHADEDYFNLLREWLNAILRSGPAAQIKIIEEIARLGRENQKQFLRYFIHLLEQAVRLEVMSGELQENLLAGMSSGEKDFAIKLNKQMRLEQKEAIAEELDKASYYIERNANAKILFHALTIKLFHIVKSNAVVSV; encoded by the coding sequence GTGTTGTTCAAAGATGTCATCGGTCAACAAGAGGTAAAGCAGCAGTTGGTAGAAATGGTTCAGCACAACCGCCTGAGTCATGCCCTTCTTTTTTTGGGAAAGGAAGGCTGCGGTGCTTTGCCGCTGGCGCTAGCCTTTGCCAATTATGTTGTCTCGCTGCCGAAAGAAACCGCTGCCGTGCCGTCCATGTTTGGCGATGCCGTTGAAACAAAACTTCCCGCATCTCCAGGTGAAGCCGACGGTTACATGCAAAAGCAGCCTTCGTTTTCCAAAGGCCAGCAGATGGTGCATCCCGATATTCATTACGCTTATCCCGTCGTTACAAAAAAAGCCGGGAGTCCGCCGCTGAGTACCGATTATGCTACCGAATGGCGCGAGTTCATTCAGCAATATCCTCACGGCAATGTTTACGATTGGCTTCAATTCATCGGCGCCGAAAACAAACAAGGCAACATCACGGCGCAGGAATGCAACGACATTATCCGGAAACTCTCTCTTAAAAGCTTTGAGAGCGGCTACAAAATGCTGGTGCTTTGGATGCCGGAGTATTTGGGCAAGGAAGGCAACAAGCTTTTAAAGCTCATTGAAGAACCTCCCGCCGACACGCTTTTCATTCTGGTGGCCGAAAACGAAAGTGCCATTCTCAGCACTATCCTCTCGCGTTGCCAACTCGTGAAAATTCCGGCCCTGAACACCGAAGAAATTGAGGCCTCCCTTGTAGCAAAGGCAAATATTTCCGCCGACAAAGCCCGGCTCATTGCCAACGCCAGCGAAGGCAATTACCGTGAAGCACTTCAGCAATTGCAGCACGCCGACGAGGATTATTTCAACCTGCTTCGCGAATGGCTGAACGCGATTTTGCGCAGCGGACCGGCCGCACAGATAAAGATCATTGAAGAAATAGCCCGCCTGGGCCGCGAGAACCAAAAACAATTCCTGCGCTATTTTATTCATTTGCTGGAGCAGGCCGTTCGGCTCGAAGTTATGAGCGGCGAGCTGCAGGAAAATCTTCTGGCCGGCATGTCCTCCGGTGAAAAGGATTTTGCCATAAAGCTGAACAAGCAAATGCGCCTCGAGCAAAAAGAAGCCATTGCCGAAGAACTGGACAAAGCCTCTTATTACATTGAGCGAAACGCCAACGCAAAAATTCTTTTTCATGCGCTGACCATTAAGCTCTTTCACATTGTGAAAAGCAACGCGGTGGTTTCGGTGTGA
- a CDS encoding glutathione peroxidase gives MKALLLASLLSVMLSGASLYDFKVKGLDGKDIDFSAYKGKKILIVNTASKCGNTPQYADLQKLYDKYKNKLVIVGFPANNFGQQEPGTNEEIGEFCKKNYGVTFPMAEKVSVKGDDIHPLFKWLVEQSNELAKKVPTDNTKDIVYKKFLQDPVIWNFTKFLVDEKGNLVAVFHNRVNPMSEEITKYLN, from the coding sequence ATGAAAGCACTCCTCCTCGCATCGCTGCTCTCCGTTATGCTTAGCGGCGCCTCGCTGTACGATTTTAAGGTTAAAGGCCTCGATGGAAAAGACATAGACTTTTCCGCCTACAAAGGCAAAAAGATTTTGATTGTAAACACGGCTTCCAAATGCGGCAACACACCGCAATATGCCGACCTGCAAAAGCTCTACGACAAGTACAAAAACAAATTGGTGATCGTTGGTTTTCCGGCCAACAACTTTGGCCAGCAGGAGCCCGGCACCAACGAAGAAATCGGCGAGTTCTGCAAAAAGAATTACGGCGTTACCTTTCCCATGGCCGAAAAAGTTTCAGTAAAAGGCGACGACATCCATCCTTTGTTTAAATGGTTAGTGGAACAATCGAACGAGCTGGCTAAAAAAGTTCCAACCGATAACACCAAAGACATCGTGTACAAAAAATTTTTGCAAGACCCGGTGATCTGGAACTTCACCAAGTTTTTGGTGGATGAAAAAGGAAACCTCGTAGCCGTCTTTCACAACAGGGTAAACCCGATGAGCGAAGAGATTACGAAATACCTCAATTAA